A genomic window from Candidatus Methylomirabilota bacterium includes:
- a CDS encoding cold-shock protein — translation MAQGTVKWFNDAKGYGFIQVEGGEDVFVHYSAIQAQGFKSLAEGDKVEFEVTKGPKGLQASNVRKV, via the coding sequence ATGGCACAAGGCACGGTCAAGTGGTTCAACGACGCGAAGGGGTACGGCTTCATCCAGGTCGAGGGCGGCGAGGACGTCTTCGTCCACTACAGTGCCATTCAAGCCCAGGGCTTCAAGAGCCTGGCGGAGGGCGACAAGGTCGAATTCGAAGTGACCAAGGGCCCGAAGGGCCTGCAAGCCTCCAACGTCCGCAAGGTCTAA
- a CDS encoding helix-hairpin-helix domain-containing protein — MRTTRWLMAMVVSAWWLTGATAWGADDKPPHPPAKAHAQTDGKVNINEADQSALMKLEGVGAGMAKKIIAWREAHGPFKRAQDLEKVPGVGKAVIDKNYGRIAVK; from the coding sequence ATGAGGACGACACGGTGGCTCATGGCAATGGTGGTGAGTGCGTGGTGGCTCACGGGGGCGACGGCGTGGGGCGCCGACGACAAGCCGCCGCATCCCCCCGCGAAGGCGCACGCGCAGACCGACGGCAAGGTCAACATCAACGAGGCGGACCAGAGCGCGCTCATGAAGCTCGAAGGGGTGGGCGCGGGCATGGCGAAGAAGATCATCGCCTGGCGCGAAGCGCACGGTCCCTTCAAGCGCGCGCAGGATCTCGAGAAGGTGCCGGGGGTCGGCAAGGCCGTGATCGACAAGAATTACGGGCGCATCGCGGTGAAGTGA
- a CDS encoding HNH endonuclease, whose translation MTAAERFIPVADAAALRRERARARELRQSGWWKRRIADGRCHYCAREVGARALTLDHVVPLIRGGRSVRANVAPACKDCNAKKQSLLPWEWDAYLDRLTRPDLD comes from the coding sequence ATGACGGCGGCGGAGCGGTTCATCCCCGTGGCCGACGCGGCCGCCCTCCGGCGCGAGCGGGCGCGGGCGCGAGAGCTCCGCCAGAGCGGCTGGTGGAAAAGACGCATCGCCGACGGACGCTGCCACTATTGCGCGCGTGAGGTCGGCGCCCGCGCCCTCACCCTCGATCACGTGGTGCCCCTCATCCGCGGCGGTCGCTCCGTCAGAGCCAATGTCGCGCCTGCCTGCAAGGACTGCAATGCCAAGAAGCAGTCGTTGCTGCCCTGGGAGTGGGACGCGTATCTCGATCGCCTCACCCGACCCGACCTCGACTAG
- a CDS encoding ABC-F family ATP-binding cassette domain-containing protein — protein sequence MIALDAISKGFGGRPLLREASWRIGRGERIGLVGPNGAGKTTLCRILAGVEPPDAGRVHRDTGVSVGYLPQEVGGLAAGTVLAEALSGFEDVWRLEAELERLADLMADPAASEAVTERYGEIQHRFEALGGYRLEAQAKVILGGLGFATDDVHRPLAEFSGGWRMRAALARLLLLAPDLLLLDEPTNHLDIESLQWLEGFLSSYEGSVVVVSHDRYFLNRMVTSIAEVTEGGVTLYEGDYDHFLVEREARQALLEARARNQAKRVAEIERFVERFRYQATKARQVQSRVKMLDKLERIEVARAARRIRFTFPQPPRTGRLVGRLVGIHKAYGTTVVYAGADFEVERGQRVALVGVNGAGKSTLLKILAGVLPIDGGERTLGTHVGVHYYAQHQLDALEPSRTVLEELEQADPSASLERLRTILGSFLFSGDDVDKRVAVLSGGEKARVALAKMLVRPAALLCLDEPTNHLDLASKEVLEDALANFTGTIVFISHDRYFINRMASHVVEVEHGRLHVHIGSYDDYLARKASGAAPAPATPAKAAPGKAAPLPTRPAPPPRRPGPHPKDPSSTPPSATPKVGKALSREIKALQARLAAVETQIAELERRLEEIALALADPDLYRDGDRARVISQQRKDAEQQVAWLMKEWEDLSLSLAAVERP from the coding sequence ATGATCGCGCTCGACGCCATCTCCAAGGGCTTCGGCGGGCGGCCCCTGCTTCGCGAGGCTTCCTGGCGGATCGGCCGTGGCGAGCGGATCGGGCTGGTCGGTCCCAACGGCGCGGGCAAGACCACGCTCTGCCGCATCCTGGCGGGAGTGGAGCCGCCCGATGCCGGGCGCGTTCATCGCGACACGGGCGTGAGCGTGGGCTACCTGCCCCAGGAGGTCGGCGGCCTCGCGGCGGGTACCGTGCTCGCCGAGGCTCTGTCCGGGTTCGAGGACGTGTGGCGGCTCGAGGCCGAGCTCGAGCGGCTGGCGGATCTCATGGCCGACCCGGCCGCGAGCGAGGCGGTGACCGAGCGTTACGGCGAGATCCAGCACCGCTTCGAGGCGCTGGGTGGCTATCGGCTCGAGGCCCAGGCCAAGGTCATCCTCGGGGGGCTCGGCTTCGCGACCGACGACGTCCACCGCCCGCTCGCGGAGTTCTCGGGCGGATGGCGCATGCGGGCGGCCCTGGCCAGGCTCCTGCTCCTGGCCCCGGACCTGCTCCTGCTCGACGAGCCGACCAACCACCTCGACATCGAGTCGCTGCAGTGGCTCGAGGGATTTCTCTCCTCCTACGAGGGCAGCGTGGTCGTCGTCTCCCACGATCGGTATTTCCTCAACCGCATGGTCACCTCCATCGCCGAGGTGACGGAGGGGGGCGTCACCCTCTACGAGGGCGACTACGATCATTTCCTCGTCGAGCGCGAGGCGCGCCAGGCCCTCCTCGAGGCCCGCGCCCGCAATCAGGCCAAGCGCGTGGCCGAGATCGAGCGCTTCGTCGAGCGCTTTCGCTATCAAGCGACCAAGGCGCGTCAGGTCCAGAGCCGCGTCAAGATGCTGGACAAGCTCGAGCGCATCGAAGTCGCGCGAGCGGCGCGGCGCATCCGCTTCACGTTTCCGCAGCCGCCGCGCACGGGGCGGCTCGTGGGACGGCTGGTGGGCATCCACAAGGCCTACGGCACCACCGTGGTCTATGCGGGGGCCGACTTCGAGGTCGAGCGCGGCCAGCGCGTGGCTCTCGTGGGCGTCAATGGCGCCGGCAAGTCTACCCTTCTCAAGATCCTGGCGGGCGTCCTGCCCATCGACGGGGGCGAGCGGACGCTCGGGACCCATGTGGGAGTGCACTACTACGCGCAGCATCAGCTCGACGCCCTCGAGCCGTCACGCACCGTGCTCGAGGAGCTCGAGCAGGCCGATCCGTCGGCGAGCCTCGAGCGCCTGCGCACGATCCTGGGCTCCTTTCTTTTCAGCGGCGACGACGTGGACAAGCGCGTGGCCGTGCTGTCGGGCGGGGAGAAGGCCCGGGTGGCCCTGGCCAAGATGCTCGTCCGGCCCGCGGCGCTCTTGTGTCTCGATGAGCCCACCAACCACCTCGACCTCGCCTCCAAAGAAGTGCTCGAGGACGCGCTCGCGAATTTCACGGGTACCATCGTGTTCATCTCCCACGACCGGTACTTCATCAATCGAATGGCCAGTCACGTGGTCGAGGTCGAACACGGCCGCCTGCACGTCCACATCGGCAGCTATGACGACTACCTCGCGCGCAAGGCGTCGGGGGCGGCCCCCGCCCCGGCGACCCCGGCGAAGGCCGCCCCTGGGAAGGCCGCCCCGCTCCCGACCCGCCCGGCCCCTCCGCCCCGTCGGCCCGGGCCACATCCGAAGGATCCGTCCTCGACGCCGCCCTCGGCGACGCCCAAGGTGGGCAAAGCCCTCTCGAGGGAGATCAAGGCTCTCCAGGCGCGCCTGGCCGCCGTGGAGACCCAGATCGCCGAGCTCGAGAGGCGTCTCGAGGAGATTGCGCTGGCCCTGGCCGATCCTGATCTCTACCGCGACGGTGACCGCGCCCGCGTCATCTCTCAGCAGCGAAAAGACGCCGAGCAGCAGGTCGCCTGGCTCATGAAGGAGTGGGAAGACCTCTCGCTGTCCCTCGCCGCGGTGGAGAGGCCATGA
- a CDS encoding PPOX class F420-dependent oxidoreductase translates to MTDIPSGFKDLLEKKAFASLATVNADGTPQVTPVWFDWDGSHIRINTAKGRIKDKNLRSRPAVALAIMDPDNPYRYLQIRGRVASVTEAGADAHIDSLAKKYLGKDRYPYRKPDEVRVIFTITPGRVQAMG, encoded by the coding sequence ATGACCGACATTCCCTCCGGCTTCAAGGACCTGCTCGAGAAGAAGGCCTTCGCCAGCCTCGCCACCGTCAATGCCGACGGCACGCCGCAGGTCACCCCGGTCTGGTTCGACTGGGACGGCAGCCATATCCGCATCAACACGGCCAAGGGCCGCATCAAGGACAAGAACTTGCGGAGCCGGCCCGCCGTGGCCCTGGCCATCATGGACCCGGACAACCCGTATCGGTATCTGCAGATCAGAGGCCGGGTCGCCTCCGTCACCGAGGCGGGCGCCGACGCGCATATCGACTCGCTGGCCAAGAAGTATCTGGGCAAGGATCGCTACCCCTACCGGAAGCCGGACGAGGTGCGCGTCATCTTCACGATCACGCCGGGCCGCGTCCAGGCCATGGGCTAG
- a CDS encoding MDR family MFS transporter: MAEYRGEPHRRLVLAGVMGSIFLAAMESTVVATAMPTVIASLGGIQIYSWTFSGFLLAATVTMPLWGRLADQYGRRRVYLTGLSLFLVGSALSGLSQSMAQLIAFRAIQGLGAGSLITIGMTIIADLYGIERRAKMQGYFSSVWGVASLVGPLIGGFLADAVSWRWVFYINIPFGLLAMAAIGWGLAGERTERRAAAFDYGGTAIFAGAISALLIGLIEAGRGASWWRLSVLALLGLSVVLLAVFIMIERRAAEPVVPLALFGNPMVRAASVTGFFSGMAMFGAIAFVPLYLQAVSGTSATEAGVVLMPFVVGWVACSILGARLVLRVGYRSVVLVGMVALTLAFVLFAGWNESLTRGIAMRDITLAGAGMGLVFVPMLIAVQNAVPRSVLGSATSLTSFFRSIGGAVGVAVMGSVMAQRLHQELSGLLAAAPAGLQERLRETVAHPDLIVNPATRAALGADVLALMRPAMAHAVGAVFIVGLVVAVVALASAFLVPAGQMHELAAAQEPATPSGG; encoded by the coding sequence ATGGCTGAATACAGGGGGGAACCGCACCGCAGGCTCGTCTTGGCGGGCGTCATGGGCTCGATCTTCCTCGCGGCCATGGAGTCGACGGTGGTGGCCACGGCCATGCCCACCGTCATTGCCAGCCTCGGGGGGATCCAGATCTACTCCTGGACCTTCTCGGGCTTCCTCCTGGCCGCCACCGTGACCATGCCGCTCTGGGGCCGCTTGGCCGACCAGTACGGCCGCCGGCGGGTCTACCTCACGGGCTTGAGCCTGTTTCTCGTGGGATCGGCGCTCTCGGGGCTGTCGCAGAGCATGGCCCAGCTCATCGCGTTTCGCGCGATCCAGGGCCTTGGCGCGGGCTCGCTCATCACCATCGGCATGACGATCATCGCCGATCTCTACGGAATCGAGCGCCGGGCCAAGATGCAGGGGTATTTCTCGAGCGTGTGGGGCGTAGCGTCCCTGGTCGGCCCGCTCATCGGCGGCTTCCTCGCCGATGCCGTGTCGTGGCGCTGGGTCTTTTATATCAATATCCCATTTGGCCTCCTCGCCATGGCCGCCATCGGGTGGGGACTGGCGGGCGAGCGGACGGAGAGACGCGCGGCCGCCTTCGACTACGGCGGCACCGCCATCTTCGCGGGCGCGATCTCCGCGCTCCTCATCGGTCTCATCGAGGCCGGCCGCGGCGCCTCCTGGTGGAGACTCTCGGTGCTCGCGCTCCTGGGGCTGTCCGTCGTGCTCCTGGCCGTCTTCATCATGATCGAGCGGCGCGCGGCCGAGCCCGTGGTACCGCTCGCGCTCTTCGGCAATCCCATGGTTCGAGCCGCCTCGGTGACGGGGTTTTTTTCCGGCATGGCCATGTTCGGCGCCATTGCCTTCGTGCCGCTTTACCTGCAGGCGGTGAGCGGCACCAGCGCGACCGAGGCGGGCGTCGTGCTCATGCCCTTCGTGGTCGGCTGGGTGGCCTGCTCCATCCTGGGCGCGCGGCTGGTGCTGCGCGTCGGCTATCGGTCGGTGGTGCTGGTGGGCATGGTCGCCCTGACCCTGGCCTTCGTCCTGTTCGCGGGCTGGAACGAATCGCTCACGCGGGGCATCGCCATGCGCGACATCACCCTGGCCGGGGCGGGCATGGGGCTCGTGTTCGTGCCCATGCTGATCGCCGTGCAGAACGCCGTCCCCCGCTCCGTGCTGGGCTCCGCAACGTCGCTCACCAGCTTCTTCCGCAGCATCGGCGGCGCCGTGGGCGTGGCGGTGATGGGCTCGGTCATGGCCCAGCGCCTTCACCAGGAGCTGTCCGGGCTACTCGCGGCCGCGCCGGCGGGACTACAAGAAAGGCTGCGCGAGACCGTCGCGCACCCCGACCTCATCGTCAACCCGGCCACCCGCGCCGCCCTCGGCGCCGACGTGCTCGCCCTGATGCGTCCGGCCATGGCGCATGCCGTGGGAGCTGTCTTCATCGTGGGGCTCGTGGTTGCCGTGGTGGCGTTGGCCTCGGCCTTCCTCGTGCCGGCCGGTCAGATGCACGAGCTGGCCGCGGCGCAGGAGCCGGCCACGCCCTCGGGCGGCTAG
- a CDS encoding gamma-butyrobetaine hydroxylase-like domain-containing protein, with translation MAIKLSLPILGQPNPDEPKDVHLVGRYAVGVTWADNHASIYPFERLRLDDPVHTPEPGVVLTQAMGWPKDIKKQADGLRVTWSDGHESLYPFRILRALCRCAGCTGGH, from the coding sequence ATGGCCATCAAGCTCAGCTTGCCCATCCTCGGCCAGCCGAATCCCGACGAGCCCAAGGACGTGCATCTGGTCGGCCGCTACGCTGTTGGCGTCACCTGGGCCGACAATCACGCGAGCATCTATCCTTTCGAGCGGCTGCGCCTCGACGATCCGGTGCACACGCCCGAGCCGGGCGTGGTGCTGACCCAGGCCATGGGCTGGCCGAAGGACATCAAGAAGCAGGCCGACGGCCTTCGCGTGACATGGTCCGACGGCCACGAGAGCCTCTATCCATTCCGGATTCTCCGCGCCCTGTGCCGGTGCGCCGGCTGCACGGGCGGCCACTAA
- a CDS encoding GNAT family N-acetyltransferase: MSQTVLNRVAQDVVLRAATEEDHEALIAIEDDDHSSGAALLQARRNFFARTDAYPSSRVLVVEQDGVVVGVECVAMTEVRIAGGHRKTAYSFNTRVVPGLQRRRLGPSLIEAAERWALDQGASYFTGLIKTTNTPSMKMVTALGFETIGRFDYLVLDLARFEPEGTPRAVQFDLYRDPHLMRLRLAAVQSHHFVPVFLERELFSPPPEGAYTGSWTAGERSGTAWLSLWDDRPARRLDPFAFRAVKAFDVMLEGPEALDAFTNLAGVLRLHGVRQLLVPLPAESAACAMLRPFAEEIVDLNFVVKCLDDSGPVPPGPLFFDIRH, from the coding sequence ATGTCGCAGACGGTCCTGAACAGGGTTGCGCAGGACGTCGTCCTGCGGGCGGCGACAGAGGAGGACCATGAGGCCCTCATCGCCATCGAGGACGATGACCATAGCTCCGGCGCGGCTCTCCTCCAGGCGCGCCGTAACTTCTTCGCCCGGACGGATGCCTATCCCTCGTCCCGGGTCCTCGTGGTCGAGCAGGATGGGGTGGTCGTGGGCGTCGAGTGCGTGGCCATGACCGAAGTCCGGATCGCTGGCGGTCACCGCAAGACGGCCTACTCTTTCAATACCCGGGTCGTACCAGGGCTCCAGAGAAGGCGCCTGGGACCCAGCCTCATCGAAGCGGCCGAGCGGTGGGCTCTGGATCAGGGGGCGAGCTACTTCACCGGCCTCATCAAGACCACCAACACCCCCTCGATGAAGATGGTCACCGCGCTGGGCTTCGAGACCATAGGGCGCTTTGACTATCTCGTCCTCGACCTCGCCCGCTTCGAGCCGGAGGGAACGCCCCGGGCCGTCCAGTTCGACCTGTACCGCGACCCACACCTGATGCGGCTCCGTCTCGCCGCGGTCCAGTCGCACCACTTCGTACCGGTTTTCCTCGAGCGCGAGCTCTTCTCTCCACCGCCCGAGGGCGCTTATACGGGCAGCTGGACGGCGGGCGAGCGCTCGGGCACGGCGTGGCTGTCCCTCTGGGACGACAGACCCGCCCGGCGTCTCGATCCCTTCGCCTTCCGGGCCGTCAAGGCCTTCGACGTCATGCTGGAGGGACCGGAGGCGCTCGACGCTTTCACGAACCTGGCCGGGGTGCTGCGCTTGCACGGGGTCCGGCAGCTCCTCGTGCCGCTGCCTGCCGAGTCGGCGGCCTGCGCCATGCTGCGCCCCTTCGCCGAGGAGATCGTGGACCTCAACTTCGTGGTCAAGTGCCTGGATGACAGCGGACCCGTGCCTCCGGGCCCGCTTTTCTTCGACATTCGCCACTGA